In the genome of Deltaproteobacteria bacterium, the window TTGTAAAAAAGGCCCATGGGAATAATTTTGGTGATTCTTCCCCAGAATACATTCCTGGCGCTGGTTGCCCCTTTGGGGGAAGAAGGGGAAAGGGTCACATTTTCCGGGCGGATGCAAAAAACAACAGTTTCTCCCAACTCAACCTCGCCCACTGCTTCCACCTCATGACCCATTACAGAGGCCAAGAAACTCCCTTTATCTTTTTTGCTTACCCGCCCCGTGAGGATAGTTTCAACTCCCACGAAGGAAGCCACAAACTCGTCCAGCGGTTGATTCATGACCTCCGGAGGAGGCCCAATCTGCAAGATTCTTCCTCGGTTCATCACGGCAACCCGGTCGGAGAGTCTCAGGGCCTCCATCCGATCATGGGTCGCAAAAATCATGGTGGTGCCGGTCTGCCGCAGAACCCGTTCCAGGTCATCGATCAAGGATTCCCGGGTGGGGGGGTCGAGGGAAGCAAAAGGTTCATCCAGAAAGAGAACCTCGGGCTGCGTAGCGAAGGCCCGGGCCAGGGCCACCCTTTGGGCCTCACCGCCGGAAATCTTCCGGGCGGAGCGATGCACGAGATGGGGAATTCCAAACCGCTCAAGGTTCTCCTTGACCCTTCTTTCGATTTCTGCCCTTTTTAGACCCCGGATTTTCAAGCCGGAGGAGACATTCTCAAACACCGTGGTATCAAAGAGAAGCGGTTCCTGGAATACCATGGCCAGCTTCCTGCGGTATTGGAAAAGGCCATGGTTGGAGGAAACGATTTTCTCTTTGAAAAAAAGTTCTCCCTGGGAAGGCTTGACTAAACAGGCTAAGGCTTGCAGTAAGGTCGTCTTCCCCGCCCCATTGGGTCCGATCAGAGAAAGGATTTCCCCTTCCTCCAGCCTCAGGGAAGGAATATCCAGGACTAAAGTCCCCCCTTTGCGCACCTGTAAACCGTCGACCTCTAAAATGGGCGCGGGGACGTTCACCTGGGTCTCTCTCTCTGCTGGATGTTGGTAAGGATCAGGTTGATGAAATAGGCCA includes:
- a CDS encoding ABC transporter ATP-binding protein, which translates into the protein MNVPAPILEVDGLQVRKGGTLVLDIPSLRLEEGEILSLIGPNGAGKTTLLQALACLVKPSQGELFFKEKIVSSNHGLFQYRRKLAMVFQEPLLFDTTVFENVSSGLKIRGLKRAEIERRVKENLERFGIPHLVHRSARKISGGEAQRVALARAFATQPEVLFLDEPFASLDPPTRESLIDDLERVLRQTGTTMIFATHDRMEALRLSDRVAVMNRGRILQIGPPPEVMNQPLDEFVASFVGVETILTGRVSKKDKGSFLASVMGHEVEAVGEVELGETVVFCIRPENVTLSPSSPKGATSARNVFWGRITKIIPMGLFYKVQLDCGFPLVAYVTARSLEDLALVEGKEVAATFKATSIHVVQKKLVET